One Algibacter sp. L3A6 genomic region harbors:
- the era gene encoding GTPase Era, with the protein MNHKAGFVNIIGNPNVGKSTLMNAFIGEKLSIITSKAQTTRHRILGIVNGDDFQVVLSDTPGIIKPAYELQESMMGFVKSAFEDADILIYMVEIGEQALKDEAFFNKIKASKIPVLLLLNKIDISDQEQLETQVQLWAEKVPNAEIIPISALQGFQVKEVFHRIIELLPESPAFYPKDQLTDKPERFFINETIREKILLHYKKEIPYAVEIETEEFFEEEKIIRMRSVIMVERETQKGIIIGHKGTALKRVGVEARKDLEKFFGKQIHLELYVKVNKNWRSNQKQLRRFGYNQ; encoded by the coding sequence ATGAACCATAAAGCAGGTTTTGTAAATATTATTGGTAATCCAAACGTTGGAAAATCAACACTAATGAATGCCTTTATAGGTGAAAAATTATCTATCATCACTTCTAAGGCACAAACTACACGCCATAGAATTTTAGGTATTGTAAATGGAGACGATTTTCAGGTGGTATTAAGTGATACTCCTGGTATTATTAAGCCCGCTTACGAGTTGCAAGAATCTATGATGGGGTTTGTAAAATCGGCCTTTGAAGATGCAGATATATTAATTTATATGGTAGAAATTGGAGAGCAAGCTTTAAAAGATGAAGCGTTCTTTAATAAAATTAAAGCGTCTAAAATCCCTGTTTTATTACTTTTGAATAAAATTGATATATCAGATCAGGAACAATTAGAAACTCAAGTGCAACTTTGGGCAGAGAAAGTGCCAAATGCAGAAATTATTCCTATTTCGGCTTTACAAGGTTTTCAAGTGAAAGAAGTATTTCATAGAATTATCGAGTTATTGCCAGAATCGCCAGCTTTTTATCCAAAAGATCAATTAACGGATAAACCAGAGCGTTTCTTTATAAATGAAACTATTCGCGAAAAAATCCTTCTTCATTATAAAAAAGAAATTCCTTATGCTGTAGAAATAGAAACAGAGGAGTTTTTCGAGGAAGAAAAAATTATTAGAATGCGATCTGTAATTATGGTAGAGCGCGAAACTCAAAAAGGTATCATAATTGGCCATAAAGGCACAGCTTTAAAACGCGTAGGTGTAGAGGCTAGAAAAGATTTAGAAAAGTTTTTCGGTAAACAAATTCACTTAGAGCTGTATGTAAAAGTAAACAAAAACTGGAGAAGTAACCAAAAGCAGTTAAGACGTTTTGGATATAATCAGTAA